The Amblyomma americanum isolate KBUSLIRL-KWMA chromosome 2, ASM5285725v1, whole genome shotgun sequence genome contains the following window.
GTGCACATAAGCTGTACTAATACTCCTTGTTAGGCTGCTGGTTTATTTCAAGCGAATTTCTCTGTACtgcttgcacagtgaaaaggcaATAAACAGTAGTTTGGAAACCTTCTTCCGTCCCTCATTTTTAGTAGCTAATAGTGTACGGCCACGTTGGACTCGCAACATAACCTTTGTACTTCTTCTTGGCTTTGAGCCCTGTCACAATGGTTGACGTTCCTGGGTAAGCACTTACACCACCAAAGAAAGTGTCCGTCTCAGGGTGGAAACGAACATAATTCGGTATGACATGCAGATTTTTTGGTAGCTGGTCCTTTTGTCTGACGAGAGTTTCGTAAGGTGACAGGCCTTCGACGGGTGTGGAGAAGAATTCTACAACGTCGTCTGCACACTTTACATTCATCAGTTGGGAGCTTGGGACGTCGTGGCCAAATTCCTTGATGCACCTCGTCAGTAGCTGTTGGCATGAAAAGGAAGAACTAGGGTTTAGCCTGCACAATGAACTCAGCGAAACAAGCTCAATGTTACTAAGATTACAATCAATGTAGATAGCATGCACAATCTACACATGACGCATAGCCTGGTCGGTCAACATGAATGCCCACTGAATAGCTCTAGTAGCAGGTCTTTCCTTTTCTTAGTTAAGAAAAAAGGGGAGGGCGACGGGGGGGTAACACGTACGCTTACAAGCATGAAAAGAACGGTCGTACCCTAAACTTCAAGAGGGGCTCTGTGATGGGTGTCTGCAGCCACGCACTGTCCGCCTTTTGTCCAGTCACCTCTTCGTAAATGACCTTGACTCGGTCCTCAACATCGTCGGCAGGCTTGTACGGCTTCATGGGACGACAGAACCTGCTCCGTGCGATGCAAGACCGTTAGATGCCTTCTGGACGCAACAATTCTTTTAAGCTTACCCGCGGTCACCGAGTGAAGCAAGCGCCGAGCGAGCCATGGCTTTTGAGGGCAGACCATTCTCGTCTTCTCTTACAGGAATCACCTGAAAGAACCTCCTTGCGGCGGATGCAGCACATGATGTTGAGAAAGCGGTCTGGAAAGAGGCAGTGAGGAAACTAAACCCTGAAGAACAACTGAATTCTTTCCGCAGAAGTGGACTCCAAACCCACTGATTCGACTTAAGGCTGTTCACTTACAATCTGCGAGTGCGAAAGATGCAATACACAAAAGAGAAAGGAGCTCACCTTCGCTTGATGCAAGTTACTCGGCAATAAACGTGACCTTCGTATGAAGGCTGCCATTTTAGCTTTGCCACAATTTtgcaatgatgatgataatgaatgcATACAGGCAATTCCTCCTTCTGGAGGCGTTGGCTAAGATCACTAAAATGTTTTTACTTTTCACATTATTTTAATGTAGTTTATAAATTTCAATTTTGTTTTGTAAGCACGCGTTCTACTATAGCGTAACACTAGTGTGAAATTCTGCTAATGTCTCTATTATTTCTGACCGCACCGGCGATCGATcaatatacagtattgtgcgtttttatcactgacactttcaaaaatttccccgcctcaaccgctggctcgtttgcggtgaaactgcacacagagcttgcgtatcaTGGTAAcgtttgtatcgtagcaagtttgacaatggtacttacttagttcaggcgcacatgatgcgaaaacgtaagcgtctacgagagatcggcgagccaaaacccgcagacgacgctttttcgctgaagggcggcagtagcgccatctgttttgggcagtggaaaccgtcacgacaaggccgccgaggcgagcattgcaaacaatattctttaaaaggtaaagcctcgttaaatcatttgttctgatatttttccgcttaattagtcgaaaatgttgtaagcgcttcagtagaagcagacgaaacgacaggaacggcatattcaaacggcccgcgctccttgcaacgctctcctcgacggccttgtcgtgacgctttgcgtTACCGCAAACAGatagcgccactgccgcccttcagcgaaaaagcgtcgtctgcgggttttggttgccgatctctacgtagacgattatattttcgcatcatgcacggctcaactaaataagtaccgttgtcaaacttcctacgatacaaaagttaccataatacgcaagctctgtgtgcattttcaccgcaaacgagccagcggttgaggcggggaaatttttgaaagt
Protein-coding sequences here:
- the mRpL50 gene encoding mitochondrial ribosomal protein L50; the encoded protein is MHSLSSSLQNCGKAKMAAFIRRSRLLPSNLHQAKTAFSTSCAASAARRFFQVIPVREDENGLPSKAMARSALASLGDRGFCRPMKPYKPADDVEDRVKVIYEEVTGQKADSAWLQTPITEPLLKFRLLTRCIKEFGHDVPSSQLMNVKCADDVVEFFSTPVEGLSPYETLVRQKDQLPKNLHVIPNYVRFHPETDTFFGGVSAYPGTSTIVTGLKAKKKYKGYVASPTWPYTISY